TCGCTTGTTGGCATCGCAACGGGCACCTTCACGGAAGTGGCACGGGGCGCCGTTCAACCCCTCGCGTTTTTGTTCGGCGCGGGCACCATCGCCGTCATCGTGGTGTGCCGTGTTCTGCCCTGGAAGCTCCCCGGCGTGCTGATCGCCGTCGTGGCGGCCACCTTGCTGACCGCGGCACTGAACCTGGCGCCGGCGCTCCCCACCGTCGGAGCCCTGCCCCGCGGCTTGCCGCTCCCGGCCCTCGGCGGAGTCAGCTTCGCTGACGTGCTGGCCTTGGTCGGCCCGGCGGCAGGCATCGCGCTGATTGCCTTTGCCGATACCTCGGTGCTCTCCAAAAGCCTGGCCGCCCGGAGCGGAGCGCACGTCAGCGGGAACCAGGAAATGGGTGCCCTCGGCATGGCGAATCTGGCCAGCGGCCTCTTCGGCGGATTCCCAATCAGCGGCAGCACCTCGCGGACGCCCATCGCCCTCGAAGCCGGCGCCAAGAGTCCGTTGGGCGGAGTCTTTGCCGCCGTTCTCGTGGCGCTGTTTATGGTCCTGGCGCCCGGCGTCACATCGTACCTGCCCGCACCCGTGCTGGCAGGTGTGGTTGTGGTCGCCGCGGCGTCGATCTTCGACGTCCGAACGCTGCTGCGGTTGCTCAAGATGAGCCGGACCGAGGCCGCACTGCTGGTTGCCACGTTCCTGGGCGTCGCCTTTGTGGGGGTGCTGGAGGGGATTGTTGTCGCCATCGGCCTGTCCCTGATCGCCTTTGTCCTGCGCGCACTGGACCCCTACCGAACCGAACTGGGCAGCGTGCCGGACGTTCCCGGCTACCACGACCTGAGCCGGCATCCCGAGGGCCACCGGGTCCCCGGCCTGGTCATCGTCCGCTTCGATGCGCCGCTGTTCTTCGCCAATGGGGCCGTCTTCACCGATCACATCAGGATGCTCGTCGCCGGCACGACCCACCCCGTGCACTGGGTGATTGTCGCGTCGGAGGCCATCACAGGCCTGGACACCACAGCACTGGATGACCTTGTGGCGCTCGACGACGAGCTCGCGAGGGGCGGGATCAGCCTGGTCTTCGCCGAGATGAAGGGTCCCATCAAGGACCGGCTGATCCGGTTTGGGGCCAGCAGCCGGTTTGGCCCGGAACACTTCTACCCCACCGTCTCCAACGCGGTGCGAAGCTACAAGGCAGCCTTCGGCCTAGAGTAGGGCAGGGCCTCAGTCCTGCAACGTGATCACGTCGATCGTGCCGTCCGGCCTGACCGTCACGAGTACACGGCGTCCGCTCACGCCCTGGAGTTCACCGACCTGCCCGATGGCGTGGGTGCGGGCCCGCCGTCATGGTGCCTTTAGGCCCCACCCCGCCCTGACCTGCTGTTTCGCCGTCGGATTCCCTTGAGGATAAGCCAGCCGGCGACGGCAGCCAAGGCAGCGTAGGCGGCAACGTTGAAAAAGCGGGAGTACTCGTCAATGAGCCGGTACTGCGCCCCGAGCAGTGCCCCCAGCCCGATTAGCAGCGCGTTCCAGATTCCGCTCCCCGCAACCGTGAACGCGCTGAAGGTGCCGAGGTGCATCCGCCCGGCGCCGGCAGGCAACGAGATCAGGCTTCGAACGCCCGGCAGCAGCCTGCCGAAAAAAACCGCGGACTTTCCATGACGGCTGAACCAGTCTGCGGCTTTTTCACAGTCTTCCCGGTCCATCAGCGGGACCCTCGACAACCACCGAATGGACCGCTCCAGCCCCAGCCGCGCCCCCAGCCAATACAGCAGCAAGGAGCCAAGGTAGGCACCCAGGGTACTGGTGCCCAGCACGAGAGCCATGTTTATGCTCCCCTGCCGCGTGAGGAACCCCGCCAGCGGAAGGATGACCTCGCTGGGAATGGGCGGGAAGACCGTCTCCGCCAGGGTAAAGAGTCCCACACCCCATTCACCAAGGGCGTCAACTGCGCGCGCGGCTAGACCGGCCAGGCCACCCACCCCGTCGACGCCATCGACAGCAGGCACTACGCTCGGGAAATGGGAATCGTTCGGAAAATACGTGCTGTCCTCGCTCTCGTGTTGATCGGACTGGCGGGGACCGGTCCGGCGGCACAGGCCGTTACCGCTTCCGACATCGTTGTGGAGGACAAGGCGGGCGTACTTGACCAAAAAACCCTCCTGCCTGCAATCCGGCAGATTGATTTCTACCAGCCCACCAAGGTGGCCGTCTACACCTACAGTGGTGCGGCGTCGGATAACCTCAACGAGGAAGTCCTGCGCTTCGCCCGGTCCGAACATCCGGAATGGATCAGCGAGGACGGGCAAAAATGGGCGAACGGGCTCTATATCTTCGCCCTGGACCCGGTGGGCCGGCATGTTGGCACGTACATGGGCGAGGACCGGAAGGTCTCGCTGGATCAGCGCGAGGACATCCAGAACGCTACCAAGGAGCTCTTTCGCGATGCCCAGTGGACAACCGGCACCATCGCCGGCATCCAGCGCGGCGCCGAACTGATCAACCAGCCCTGGTACCGGTCCACAGCCTTCCTCGTCGCGGCCTGGGGTGCCGCGGCTGCCGCCGTGGCCGGCGCCGCGACCTGGCTGATCGTGCGGTGGCGGACCAGGCTCAGCAGCCGCAAGGAACAGGCTCGCGGCGACGCGAGCTACGCCAGCGTCAGCATGGACCTCCAGGTCACCGAACTGAACGCCGGCACCATCCCGGAAGCGTCCCGCTACGGCAGTACAGTGCTGGAAAAGCACCGGACCTTTATGGCGAAGTACCGCACGGCCACCGGTCTCTCCAACCAGGTCCATTCCTTGTCCGCCAGGGACCTCAGCCGCCGGCCGAACCTGAAACTGATCCGCAGCTACGCCGACGCCGCCGCCGAATTGGATGCCCTCGACGACGTTATCGCCGACACCAATGCCCTGCTCAATCGTGGCTCCGTGTGGGCGCCTGCCTGGGACCGGCAGCTCGCTCCGTTCCGCGCCGACCTCGCGGCAATTGAACAGATGCTCAGCAAGCGCAACGCCGGGGGCAACACGGCGACCGCAGCGGCCCTGCGTTCGTTCCGGGACACAAGCCACCGCGATATCGAAAGGTGGACGGCGGAACTCGCGGACGGAACCATCAGCCCTGAGACGGCCCTGGACCGGCTGCGGGACGCACGCACCCAGCTCTCCGAGCTGCTCAGGGACCACGCGGATACCGTCATCGCCGGCTACGCCAAAAACGAAAAGGAAGCCAACCTGATGCGCAAGGAAATGGAAAGCGCCCAGGCCGGCAGCAAAGCCAAGTACGGGCGTACCTACGAGCCCAGCATCCTTGGCACCGTGTACCCGGCCTACTACTTCTTCTCCGTTCCCACTTTCAACTCCGGTTTCAACACCGGTGTCAGCAGCGTCGGAAGCGCCCGCGGCGGCGGCGGCACCACCGGCTACGGCGCAAGCGGCGGAAGCTTCTCCGGGTCCGGCAGTTCATCCAGCTTCTAACGGTTCGGCCGGAATTGACCCTACCGGAGAGCCGAACTGCGGCGTACGCTCGAACTCCCGGGGTGCCGGGCAGCGAAGGAGTGATGCAATGCACAAAGTCATTCTGATGTTTCAGGTATCCCTGGACGGATTCATCGAGGGGCCGGGGCAGGACCTGAGCTGGCATCGGGTCGATGAAGAACTGCACCAACATTTTAACGAAGAGCTCCGCGGCATGGGAGCGTTTCTAGACGGCCGCGTGACGTACGAGATGATGGCCGAGTACTGGCCCACGGCCGCCCAGGACCCGTCCAGCACGGCCCCGGAGATCGAGTTCGCCGGGATCTGGCGGGACATGCCCAAGGTCGTCTACTCCAGGACCTTGTCGAAGGCCGGCTGGAATACGCAGGTGGTGCGCGAGGTCGTTCCCGGGGACGTGAGGCGGCTCAGGGAACACTCGGATGGCGACCTTGCGCTGGGCGGTGCAGAGCTCGCGGCGGCCTTCAGGCGGCTGGGGCTGATCGATGAGTACCGGATCTATGTGCACCCGGTCCTGCTTGGCCGGGGCAAGCCTTTGTTTCAGGCGGCCGATGACATCACGGCGCTCCGACTGCTGGAGAGCCGTACGTTCGGCAGCGGGGTGGTGTTGCTGCGGTATTCCCCGGAGCCTGCCTCCGGGCAGACCGAAGGCCGGTGATCCGCTGCCCCCAAGGCAACCGATCGACCGGCCTTCAGTACAGTGCCTGCGGTTGTGCTAGCCGGCGCGGACGAACGTTATGGGCCCCGTGGCGGTCAGCCAGGACAGCGGGTGGGCCATGGTGGCGTTGACACCGTTCATGCCGCCGCTGATGGCCTGGCCGTTGCCGGCGTAGATGGCAACGTGGCCGGACTGGACAATGATGTCTCCGGGCTGGGGGTCGCCGACTACCTTCCCGTAGTTCATAAAGCCCATCGGACCAATGTCACCAACCGGGATGCCGGCAGCGTTCAGGGCCTTCTCGACCATCGCGGTGCAGTCCTGCGTGATGCCGACCTGGCCGTACGCCACGGCCAGAAGGGTGGCATTGACCCCGCCGGCAGCCGGGGCAGCAACAGGAGCCGCTGCCGGCGCAGGTGCAGCCTGGACGTTGACAGTAGCCTTCGCGGCGGCAGGGGCGGCAGGGGCGGCAGGGGCGGCAGGGGCGGCCGCACGGGCCGGTGCTGCGGGGGCCGCCGGGGCCGCGACGGGCTGGGGTGCCTCGACCACTGGCGCCGGGGCAGTCTCAACGACGGGGCGTTCGAAGGTGATCTGTACAGCCGAGTCCGCCATAACCGGGGCGGCGACCGCGCCCTTGACATCGACGGAACTCGCGGGTGCGGAGTCGCGCTGGGCTGGCACGTCCGCTGCATTGGCGGCCATCGCGCCGCTGAAAACCATTCCGGAAGCGGCGGCGAAGACTGCGGCCTGACGGCCGATGGTGCGGCGGGTACTGCGAAGATCGTCGCGGTTGGGCGCGTGAGTGTTGCTGAAAGTCATTAGTTGAGCCTCTCCCAATGCCTGCGGGGTGAGCTGTCGGATTCGGATGGGAGGCACCCGGCCGCACGCGGACCCGATCATGTCGGGCCGTGCGGCTTCACCCCAAGACCCCTGGAGAACAGCGGGCCAAAAGTGGTTTCCCCGTCTCTGCCGGACGTTGCTGCGAGTTATCCCCGCGCCGCGGCAGAGTTAGGCAATCGGCTGGGGAGAGCCCGTCTCGGAGACAACAGGCACCTAACAAAGATAACGGAATGATCACAACATGTCACGTTGCGGTAACGGCGGACCGGGCTGCGGGGGCCCGCCGGCCCTTCCCGCACGCGGTCACAGGCATAGGATGTTGCCAACACCGTCCCCCGAAGCAGAGGCCCGAAAATGACCACTCCCCACGCCGCCCGGCCCGCTGTGGCAATCTGCCAGCTCAGTAACCAGCCGTTGGCGGACTTCAGTGTCAACACCGAACTGCTGGTCCTGGAAAACGGGGAAGTCCACGTTTCGACGTGGGACGCCGAGCCACGCGACGGCGGCTTCGATGTCCGCGTCCTGAATGACCGTGTGGATACCCTCGGCTTTATGGTGATCACGGATTGGGAGTTCTTCGACGAAAAGGCCTACGCCGTTGTGGAGCGCCGACCGGGCCACTCAGGGTAGCTTGCCGGCCGGGACGTCCGGGTCAGAACTCCAGCTCCGGCCGGTGCCGTTCCATCTCGGCGAGCATCAGGGCCACCGCGACGTCGGTGACCGCACTCTCGCCGTCCTGACCCGACTCCGCTCGGGGTGGCCGCGCCAGCGCCGATCGGGCGTGACGCACGAACCGGGGCCAGTCCCCTGCGCCGGTGCGGAGTGCGCGCAGCGGTGACAGCAGGGCCGCGCGGCGCAGCCAGCCGTCGGGATCCCGAATCCAACGGTCCAGGACACTGTCGGCGCGTACCCTGCCGACGACGTCGAGCCCGGCGATCAGGGGACCAACGACGTCGATGGCCAGCGGATCAACCAAGGCGCCCAGCCGGGCACTCCGCACAAATCCCTCGATCCGGGTCAGGTCCGTATTGGTCAGCACGCCCACTTTTGACTGCAGCAGCACAACGGCGGCGAGGCGGCGTTCAAAGACCGGCACGTCCCACAGCTCGGAGCCCAGGGCGGTGATGTCATCATGGGTCAGTCCTGGATGGCGGCGGAGGGTGTCACGGACGGTTCCGCGGACGGCTCCGACCGATGCACCGTAGTACCGGTGATTGCTGCCGTGCCTGGCCTCAGCGTCCTCGGCTCGGCTCCACGAGGACTCGCGCTGGAGGGCCGCGTCAATAGCATCACCCGCATAGCTCATGGGGATATTCTCCCGCAGACCCTGGGCTGTTGATGATCCGGACCGCCAGGGCGAGCCAACGGGCCCCGCTGCTCAGGACTCCTTGGGCCGGACAACGAGCACAGGGCAGGGCGCGTGATTGATGATCTGTGTTGCCACCGATCCCAGGTGCAGCCCGGGGAATCCGCCGTGACCACGGGCCCCCACGATAACGAGGTCGGCAGCCTTGGCGGCGTCGAGCAATGCAGACGCCGCCGAATCGCCGTGAACGACTTCTCCACTGGCTGCCACGCCCTGGCTTTCAGCAGTCTCCAGGGCAGCAGCCTGCAACGTCTCGGCTGCGCGTCGGGGGGAGTCCTCTGCCACAACTTCGCCGGCGGCCGTTTCCAAAAGTGCCGGGTACCAGGCGAGCGGGGGCTTGCTCCAGGCGGTGATGAGGCGAATCCGGCCATTGCGGCGCTTTGCCTCATCCACGGCCCAGTTCAGTGCACTGTCCGAGTTCTCTGAGCCGTCAAAACCAACCACAATGACAAACGGGCCTGTACTGGTCATGTCTTTTCCATTCTCTAGATTCAGTGGGCGAGGTGGGCGAGTCGGTCGTGGCGGGAGCGAAAGCCGGTGCCAGTGGCCTAGACCTCGACGGCGGGTTTCGGCCCCTTCGCAAAGGCTGCCTGGCCCACGTGCTGGAGGCAATCGGCAAGGGTGCTGACCAGCCGCGCCCCAAGGGTGACGGGCGGGTCCCAGCGGGTATCGACAATGCGGTCGAAGTCCTTGTCGCCGAGGGATTCCAGGAACTGCACGGTCTGCTTGTGAACCGCTTCATAGTATTCCGCCAGGAGCTCCGGGGAGGCTTTCACCGCGTCGACCTGGTCCGAAGTATGGCGGTATCCGGTGTCTTTGGCAGCCAAGGGCAGATCAAAACGATCCGCAAACCCCTCCGCAATCCAGACCTGTTCCAGTCCTGCCGCAGCGGCGAGTTGCGCGTCCTCCACCCGGCTGAGATGCCAGATCAGCCAAGCCATCGAGTTTCCGGTGCCCGCTGGCCGACGGAGGAGGGCCGTACCGTCACACCCGTCAAGGGTGTCTGCCACGGTTTCACGGAGCCGGCCGAAGGCGTCCAGCAGCAGTTCGTTGGGTTTCATCGAGTCCCCTCATCGAGTAGCGTCGCTCCGCCCCATGCTTGCACGGAGAACACTCCCCCGGATAGGGCCGAATCGATCCTAAGTCCGGCCTGATCTTCGATCCTGCGTCCCGCCTTCAGCACACGCCTTCAGCACACCGCCTTCAGCACACGCCGTCAGCACACCTCCGCCGTGCGAACGTATTCAGGAGAGCAGCGCCTGCACCGTCACGTAGCTTGCGACCAGCAGAACCAGGACGCCGAAACTTCGCTTCAGGACTTTGTCCGGGATCCTGGTCCCGAGCCTGCCGGCAAGGAGGGACGTGACCATGGCCGCGCCGGCGAAGGCGGACGTCACGGCCCAGTCGATCTGCAGGTCCCCGAGGTGTGCAGCAAAGCCGGCCACCGAGTTGATCACGATGATCACCAGTGAGGTGCCAACGGTCACAGCCATCGGCAGGCCCAGGACAAGGGTCAGGGCGGGGACGATCAGGAAGCCGCCCCCCACTCCGAGGAGACCGGTCAGGAACCCCACGACGGCACCGGTGGCGATTGCCTTGGGCAGGCAGCTGCGCCAGTTGACGCCTCCGCCGGGCAAGGCGCAGGAACCGCCGGACGCCTTGGACGGAAGCATCATCCGGATCCCGGCGAGGACCATAATGGCGGCGAAGGCGAGCAGCAAAACCTTCGGGTCGAGGAGCCGGTTAACGAAAGCACCAAGATACGCGGTAGCCGTGCCGGCTGCGCCGATGATAAGAGCCAGCCGCCAGTTCACACCGCCCCGCAGCCGGGGCAACACCGCGACGGCGGAGGATGCTCCGACCACAACCAGCGACGTCGGGATTGCCGCACTCAGCGGCAGCCCCACCCCGTAGACGAGGGCGGGGACGGCCAGGATGGACCCGCCGCCGCCAACCAAGCCCAGCAGGCCGCCGACGATCAGTCCGAACGCCGCCGCGGTGATGATCACGCCTTGATGCCCAGGTTCTGCAGCGCCTGGTGTGCGGTGGGCTCATTGACCGAACGGTTCCAGGGCATCTTGGAAAGCATCTGGCCCATGGCGCAGCTGTTGGTCGCAGCCGAGAACGTCAGCCCGGCGCCAATGCCGCCGGCGAGCAGGCCCAGTTTCGGCGAGAGGAACCTGCTGCCCACCACACTGGCCAAGACCAGGGATCCGGCTGTCATCCGGACCTGGCGTTCCATGGCCCAGGTGCTTTTGCCCTTGACTACGTTGCCGCCGGCGGCAGCGAAGGCAGGAACCCCGCCGGCCAGCACGCTGGCGCTGCCCAGGCCAACGGCGTCGAGGTACTTTCGGGCCTGTTCGGCCCGGCTTCCGGACTGGCACACCAGGACCACGCGGGTGCCCATCTTGGTGGCAAACTCTTCAGTATGTTCACTGAGCATGGGCAGCGGAACATGGTAAGAGCCCTTGATATGCAAGGAATCAAACTCGGCGCCGCTGCGAACATCGATCACCATCAGGTCATCGTGGTTGTCCTCCCAGTCCTTCAGGGTGGACGCGTCAATGGTCTGCGGCGCGGGGCGGGCTGAGGCGGTGTTGGGTGCGATAGTCATAATCTCTTTCGGTCTGGCTTGGGCGGTTCCGGCGGTTGGGCGCGGAAGCGGAGGGTGGCCTGGCAGCTCAAAACTGGGAACGATGCCCCGGCACACCCGTAAGGGGTCAGCCTGTGGGGAGTCCGGCCGCGGTCCAGTCCAGCATCCCGCCGGTCATTGTGAAGGAAGTAAAGCCGGCCGCTGCCAACTGCTCGGCGGCGGCTTCGCTACGCCGGCCACTGCGGCAGACGGCAACCACACGGCGGGATTTGTCCAACTCCCCCAGCCGGGCCGGCAATTCACCCAGTGGGATGTGCTTGGCTCCGGCGATCATGCCGGATGCAACTTCATCGGCCTCGCGAACATCCACAATCTGGATGTCGCTGTCCTTCTGGAGGTGGTCGCTAAGCTGCTGGGAGGTCATGTCCATGGGGTTGCACCTTTCGGGATGCTGGTACGGCTACGTGGCGAATCCGGCCCTATACAACATACCCCTCGGGGTATGTGGTTTCAAATTTCAGGCCCGGGTCCGGGCCGATCCCCTCGGCATCGACGTCCCGGGAGGCGCCGGCACCTCAGGCCAGGCGCAGGAACAATCCTCGTATTTCCTCAAGTGTGAGTTGCTGGCCCGCCGCGCCGTCGGGAGTTGTTGCCTCAGGTTCAGGCGGCGCCCCGGCGAGGCACTCGCCCATCGCTGCCGAAATGAGCTCGAAACCCGCCTTGTCCAAGGCGCCGCGGACAGCCGAGAGCTGGGTGACTACACTCCCGCAATCGGGCCCGGACTCGACGGCGGCAATCAGGGCTGCGAGCTGCCCGTGGGCCCTTTTGAGCCGGTTGACAGTCCGGCGCCGGCCGGCATTATTGCCCGGGGTTGGCGCCGGAACGCTGGCTACCGAGGACATGCTCAATCACTTCCGCGGCGATATAACACAGGGCCATATGAAACGGGGTGACCATTGCGGTACCACTCAGTAATGCCGCCCAGGACGTTTACCGCGTCGTAGCCCTGCTCCACCAGGTGCGCTGTGGCCCGCGCACTGCGCCCGCCGGAGGCGCACATAACGTAGACCGCACGCCCGATCGGAATGTCGCCCAGGGAGTGGCTCAGCCGCGACAGCGGCAGGTTCCTGGTGCCCGGAACATTGGCCTCGTTATACTCCTCAGCCTCCCGGACATCGATAATGGGGACCTCGGGTGCGAGCGCTGCCAGATCATCAACAGAAATGCCTTTCATACCGCTTTCCTTCCGGCCTCCCGGGGCTCCGGGCACGGGCCTAATTCTTCCATTGTGATACCCCCGGGGGTATATAGGCAAGCGCCGCCTCCCGAGCGGACAATGTCCGGAACCCAACAAAGGAGCGGTTGCGGTTATACCCCCGGGGGTATACAGTTGAGGCATGGCAACCCTCGACATCTCCGAAAAGACCTTCAACGACACCATTTCCGGCAATGACATTGTGCTGGTGGACTTCTGGGCATCATGGTGCGGCCCGTGCCGGATGTTTGCACCCACCTTCAGCAAGGCTTCGGAGGTGCACGCCGACGTCGTGTTCGCCAAAGTCGACACCGAAGCCGAACAAGGCCTCTCCGCGGCCGCCAACATCACCTCCATCCCCACCCTGATGGTGTTCCGCGAGGGCATCCTGGTCTTCTCCCAGCCCGGCGCCATGAACGCCGCCGGCCTTGAGGAGCTCATCACCGCCGTGAAGGGGCTCGACATGGAGGACGTCCGCAGCAAGATGTCCACCGCAGCCGCGTCCTGACCACTCACTAGCGCCCTCAAGACAGGGCTCCCAGCCGAATCAGCTTCACCACCACAACCAAGGAGAAAACCAATGTGTAGTCCCGTCCGTTGCAACAGCTGTGGCAAGATCACCTGGGCCGGTTGCGGCGAGCATGTCGATTCCGTTATGGCCGACGTCGCCGCAGAACAGCGCTGCACCTGCAAGTAATCCGACGGCGGGCCGGGAAGCTTCTTCACCAACTGGTGGAAGGCTTTCCGGCCCGTCTTCGCAGCGCTCCGGGGACCGCCCTGGGCTAGCATAAGCAGACGGCGTAGCTTCGCTCCACTTCGCACCCGACGCCCTCTTGACCGCCTGCCCGAGGGGATCCACCGCCATGTCAGACACCGCCGCAACCCGCTCCGCTGAAGGTTCCGGCGGCTCCCCGGGCGGCTCCGGCAAACCTGTCCGGTGGGGAATCCTGGGCACCGGATTCATCGCGGGGCTGCAGACCTCGGATCTGGTCGGGCACGGTTTCAGCGTGCAGGCGGTGGGATCCCGCGAGCCGGCGAGAGCCAGGGAGTTTGCCGCTGGATTTCAGCTGCAGTCTTCCCATGGCAGCTATGCAGCCCTGGTAAACGACCCCGACGTCGATGTTGTGTACATTGCTTCGCCGCACCCCTTTCACTACGAGCACGCGTTGCTGGCCCTCAACGCCGGAAAGCACGTGCTGGTCGAAAAGCCGTTTGCCATGAATGCGTGGCAGGCCCGGGCCGTGGTGGACCTGGCCGAGTCGAGCGGACTGGTTGCCCTTGAGGCCATGTGGACGCGCTATCTGCCGCACATGGTCCGTATTCGTGAGTTGATCCGTTCAGGGGCCCTCGGCGACGTCCGGACGCTGATTGCGGACCACAACCAGAACCTGCCCAAGAACCCGGAGCACCGGCTCAACGATCCCGCCCTCGGCGGTGGCGCCCTCCTTGACCTGGGTATTTACCCGGTGTCCTTCGCCTTCGATGTGTTCGGGAACCCCACCAGGATCCAGGGAGCCGCCAGCATGACAGCTACCGGCGTCGACCGCCAGAGCTCGATGATCTTCGACTATCCGGATGGACAGCAGGCCGTCCTGCAGTGCGCGCTGGACACCGCGGGGCCCAACCGGGCCGCCGTCATCGGCACCGAAGGCCGCATCGAAATCGATCCGGTCTGGTACACCCCCACCGGCTTCACCCGGTACGACGACGGCGGCACCGTCGTCGAGCGGTTCGACGAACCGGTCACCGGCCGCGGCATGCAGTACCAGGCGTGGGAAATCGAGCGGCTCATTGCCGCCGGCGCAACGGCAAACGATATCCTTTCGCCCCGCGAGAGTGTGCAGGTCATGCTGGCCCTGGACGCGGTCCGGAGCCAGATCGGGCTTTCTTACGCCAGCGACGAGCGGTAGCGGCCGCCAGTGCCACCGGCTAAGGACGCGAAGCCCGTGCCGTGGCATGCGTTGGACTCGGCAGCCGTCTTTGCCAGGCTGACGTCCGGGCCCTCCGGACTCACCGCAGCGGAGGCGTCCCGTCGACTGGGCGATGCCGGGTCCAACGAACTGACCGTCGCAGCAGCCACGCCCTGGTGGCGGGTGCTGGTGCGGCAGTTCGTCAGCCCGTTGATTGGGATCCTGTTGACCGCCGCCGTGGTCACCCTCATTCAGCAGCACTGGGTGGATTCCGGCGCGATTTTCCTCATCCTGTGTATCAATGCCGCCCTCGGGTATGTCCAGGAGCGCAAGGCTGAGGCTGACGTCCGGGCGTTGCAATCGCTCTCCACGCCCTCATGCAGGGCCTTGCGGGACGGCACCGAACAGGTGGTTGCCGGGCCTGAGATTGTGCCCGGCGATGTGGTGCTGCTCGAAAGCGGTGAACGTGTCCCGGCCGATCTCCGGCTCTTCGAAACCACCGGCCTGCAGCTGGACGAGTCTATGCTCACCGGCGAGCCCTTCGCCGCCACCAAACGCACCGAACAGCTGCCGGCCGATGTTTCCGACGCGGATCGGGCAAATATTGCCTACAGCGGCACGTTCGTGGGCAGTGGGAGGGGCAAGGGAATTGTTGTTGCGACCGGGGCCGGAACTGCGCTGGGTGAAATCAATGCCCTCGTCCAGGGCCCACCGGGCAAATCACCGCTGCAGCTGCTCACCCGGAACCTGGAACGACGAATTGGCCTGATCATCCTTGCGGCACTTGTCTTCATCTTCATCGCCGGGCTGGTGCTGGGAAACGACGTCTCCACCATGTTCCGGATATCCGTGGGACTGGCGGTAGCCACCATCCCGGAGTCCCTTCCCATCGTGCTCACCGTGGCCCTCAGCCTCGGCGTGTCAAGGATGGCGAAGCGCAATGCCATC
This genomic window from Arthrobacter sp. EM1 contains:
- a CDS encoding SulP family inorganic anion transporter, with product MPKAPPGLLTVRNYKRIWLKSDLMAGAALSAFLIPTGMAYAQAAGLPAVTGLYASIIPLLVYAVFGPSRVLIIGPDSSLAPMIAAALLPLAGEDPDHAVALAGLLALMIGGLLLAGRILRLGFVTNLLSKPIRVGYLNGIAVAIMLSQLPKLLGFPSPGGSLVGIATGTFTEVARGAVQPLAFLFGAGTIAVIVVCRVLPWKLPGVLIAVVAATLLTAALNLAPALPTVGALPRGLPLPALGGVSFADVLALVGPAAGIALIAFADTSVLSKSLAARSGAHVSGNQEMGALGMANLASGLFGGFPISGSTSRTPIALEAGAKSPLGGVFAAVLVALFMVLAPGVTSYLPAPVLAGVVVVAAASIFDVRTLLRLLKMSRTEAALLVATFLGVAFVGVLEGIVVAIGLSLIAFVLRALDPYRTELGSVPDVPGYHDLSRHPEGHRVPGLVIVRFDAPLFFANGAVFTDHIRMLVAGTTHPVHWVIVASEAITGLDTTALDDLVALDDELARGGISLVFAEMKGPIKDRLIRFGASSRFGPEHFYPTVSNAVRSYKAAFGLE
- a CDS encoding DedA family protein, which produces MPAVDGVDGVGGLAGLAARAVDALGEWGVGLFTLAETVFPPIPSEVILPLAGFLTRQGSINMALVLGTSTLGAYLGSLLLYWLGARLGLERSIRWLSRVPLMDREDCEKAADWFSRHGKSAVFFGRLLPGVRSLISLPAGAGRMHLGTFSAFTVAGSGIWNALLIGLGALLGAQYRLIDEYSRFFNVAAYAALAAVAGWLILKGIRRRNSRSGRGGA
- a CDS encoding DUF5129 domain-containing protein, yielding MGIVRKIRAVLALVLIGLAGTGPAAQAVTASDIVVEDKAGVLDQKTLLPAIRQIDFYQPTKVAVYTYSGAASDNLNEEVLRFARSEHPEWISEDGQKWANGLYIFALDPVGRHVGTYMGEDRKVSLDQREDIQNATKELFRDAQWTTGTIAGIQRGAELINQPWYRSTAFLVAAWGAAAAAVAGAATWLIVRWRTRLSSRKEQARGDASYASVSMDLQVTELNAGTIPEASRYGSTVLEKHRTFMAKYRTATGLSNQVHSLSARDLSRRPNLKLIRSYADAAAELDALDDVIADTNALLNRGSVWAPAWDRQLAPFRADLAAIEQMLSKRNAGGNTATAAALRSFRDTSHRDIERWTAELADGTISPETALDRLRDARTQLSELLRDHADTVIAGYAKNEKEANLMRKEMESAQAGSKAKYGRTYEPSILGTVYPAYYFFSVPTFNSGFNTGVSSVGSARGGGGTTGYGASGGSFSGSGSSSSF
- a CDS encoding dihydrofolate reductase family protein, producing the protein MHKVILMFQVSLDGFIEGPGQDLSWHRVDEELHQHFNEELRGMGAFLDGRVTYEMMAEYWPTAAQDPSSTAPEIEFAGIWRDMPKVVYSRTLSKAGWNTQVVREVVPGDVRRLREHSDGDLALGGAELAAAFRRLGLIDEYRIYVHPVLLGRGKPLFQAADDITALRLLESRTFGSGVVLLRYSPEPASGQTEGR
- a CDS encoding DNA alkylation repair protein, producing MSYAGDAIDAALQRESSWSRAEDAEARHGSNHRYYGASVGAVRGTVRDTLRRHPGLTHDDITALGSELWDVPVFERRLAAVVLLQSKVGVLTNTDLTRIEGFVRSARLGALVDPLAIDVVGPLIAGLDVVGRVRADSVLDRWIRDPDGWLRRAALLSPLRALRTGAGDWPRFVRHARSALARPPRAESGQDGESAVTDVAVALMLAEMERHRPELEF
- a CDS encoding universal stress protein, yielding MTSTGPFVIVVGFDGSENSDSALNWAVDEAKRRNGRIRLITAWSKPPLAWYPALLETAAGEVVAEDSPRRAAETLQAAALETAESQGVAASGEVVHGDSAASALLDAAKAADLVIVGARGHGGFPGLHLGSVATQIINHAPCPVLVVRPKES
- a CDS encoding DinB family protein; protein product: MKPNELLLDAFGRLRETVADTLDGCDGTALLRRPAGTGNSMAWLIWHLSRVEDAQLAAAAGLEQVWIAEGFADRFDLPLAAKDTGYRHTSDQVDAVKASPELLAEYYEAVHKQTVQFLESLGDKDFDRIVDTRWDPPVTLGARLVSTLADCLQHVGQAAFAKGPKPAVEV
- a CDS encoding sulfite exporter TauE/SafE family protein, with protein sequence MIITAAAFGLIVGGLLGLVGGGGSILAVPALVYGVGLPLSAAIPTSLVVVGASSAVAVLPRLRGGVNWRLALIIGAAGTATAYLGAFVNRLLDPKVLLLAFAAIMVLAGIRMMLPSKASGGSCALPGGGVNWRSCLPKAIATGAVVGFLTGLLGVGGGFLIVPALTLVLGLPMAVTVGTSLVIIVINSVAGFAAHLGDLQIDWAVTSAFAGAAMVTSLLAGRLGTRIPDKVLKRSFGVLVLLVASYVTVQALLS
- a CDS encoding rhodanese-like domain-containing protein, encoding MTIAPNTASARPAPQTIDASTLKDWEDNHDDLMVIDVRSGAEFDSLHIKGSYHVPLPMLSEHTEEFATKMGTRVVLVCQSGSRAEQARKYLDAVGLGSASVLAGGVPAFAAAGGNVVKGKSTWAMERQVRMTAGSLVLASVVGSRFLSPKLGLLAGGIGAGLTFSAATNSCAMGQMLSKMPWNRSVNEPTAHQALQNLGIKA